In Bradyrhizobium manausense, the sequence CCGACCTGACGCTTGCAGATGGAATGCGGCTTGCGACCATCAATCCCGGCAGCTTTGCCGGTGGCCGTGGGCGGCTTGCCGTCGGCGAAGTGGCCGACCTGATCCTGTTCGACTGGGAGCAGGGTGCCGCTTCGCTGGCGATCCGGGAGACCTATGTGGCGGGGCAAAGGTTCGTTGCCCAATGATGACGCTCGCCTGCTGCGATCGGCAGCATCGGCGTCGCTTGACGCGCAACCGGTTGCATAGCAGATTATTGAACAAGCGCAGTCGCAATCGCACGGAGGGGGATCACGATGTCTGAAGCTAGTCTCGAGCAACCCGTCATCAGGCATCGCCGCGCCGATCGTCGCTCCGGCCTTGTCGCCGCGTCGATCATCGGCGCCGCACTGCTTGCCGGTATCTCCACGGCACAGGCACAGAAGCTGACGGTGTGGAGCGGCTATCCCGAGATGGAGCCGTTCTACCGCCACGTCGCCGATGGCATGAAGGCCAAATTTCCAAAACTCGACGTCTCGATCGAGGCGATCCCGCTGCGCGAACACGAAAAGCGCGTCGCGCTCGCGCTCGCCTCGGGCGGCAACAACAGTGCCCTGGTGATCGAATTGAATGCCGCCAGCGCCGCGCGCTACGCCAACAACGATTTGCTGCCGAAGGCGCCGGCCAATGTCGCGGCTTTCGTCTCTGACACGGCGAACTTCAGCGACTTCTTCCGTGACCGCGCCAGCGTTGGTGGCACTGTTTACGGCGTGCCGCTGTTCCGCGGCCAGGTGTCGTTGTTCTACAACCTCGACATGTTCAAGGCTGCGGGCCTCTCCAAGCCGCCCGCGACCATGGATGAGTACAATACCTATGCCGAGAAGCTGACGCAGCGCGACGCCTCGGGCAAAGCCACCGTATCCGGCTGGAGCCTGCGCCTCTCGGGCGGCGGCCAGGGCGTCGCCGAAAAATTCTGGATCAACCTGTTCCAGTTCGGCGGCAGTATCCTCACGCAAACGGCCGACGGCAAATGGAAGTCGACGCTTGCCAATGAAGCCGGACGGAAGGCGCTGAAGCAATATCTCATCAACATCCACAAGACGAAAACCGTGACGCCAGAGATGCCGGCCGACGCCGAAGCTTTTGAGCGTGGCCAGACCGCGATGTTCATCCGCGAGTCCTGGGTGATCGGCGACATCGCCAAGAAGGCGCCCACCCTCGCCTACGCCACCGCGCCGCTGCCGCGCGGCTCGATGAGCGTGCCGGTCAATCTTTATGTCAGCGCCAAGGGCGCTGAAGCCGACGCCGCCTGGGCCTTCGCGCTTGCCGCCGACGAGCCGGAAAATCAACTCTGGATGCTTAAGAACGTGGGCTGGCTGCCGAACCGTGCTGGCCTCGACACGACGGCGATCACCTCATCGGTGCCGGCCTTCAGCGCCTTCGTCAGCAACCCGAAGGGCTATGAGCTGTTCGCTGTGCCGGCGATCGACGTCAGCGACGAAGTCTTGACCAGGGTCGCCGCCAAACTGGTCGCAGCCTTCGCCGACGCCAAGCTCGCCGATGACGACAAGGCGATCGACGCGCTGCTGCTGGCCTCCGAGACCGAAATCAACGAGATCCTGAAGCGCGAAGGCATGCTCGGCAAGTGATGCGTCAAAAGTGATGCGCCCGAGCGTGCGACGTCGCGTGTGAGAGCCAGATGCTGGAGCGAAAAAAATGGATCTTTGCGATCCTCGCGCTCCTGCCGATCCTGGCCATCTACGCCGTGGTCAGGCTGTATCCGATCGCTGAGACGCTCCGTCTCAGCCTCTACCGATGGAATATCCTGTCGAAGAACAAGCCGTTTATTGGTCTCGACAATTTCGCCGAGCTGATCGGCGATCCCCTGTTTCGCGAGGCCTTGCTCAACACCACCATCATCGCCTTCGGGGTGTTGATCGTCACGATCCCGACCGCATTGTTTCTCGCCGCGTTGATCTACCATCGGACGCGGTCGCGCTTCGCCGGCTTCTATGAAACCGCGGTGTTCCTGCCTCACGTGGTGTCGCTGGTGCCGGCCGCATTGGCCTGGAAGTGGATTTTTGATGCGAGGCTCGGTCCGCTCAACGCTTTGCTCGGCTGGTTTGGCGTCGAGCCGAAAGCGTGGCTGTTCGACCCTGCGTTGTCGGTGGTCTGCATCATCGTGCTCTGCGCATGGCAGGCGCTCGGCTATGCGGTGCTGATCTATCTGGTCGGCTTCAAGAATCTGCCGCAGTCGCTGTACGAGGCCGCGCGCCTCGATGGCGCCTCACCGGTGCAATCCTTCTGGTATCTGTCGATCCCGCTGCTCAAGCCGATCACGCTGTATGTTTCGGTCGTCACCCTGGTGTCCGGCTTCAACGTCTATGCGCAGGCCTTCATCCTCGCCTCGGACGTGCAGGGAGCGCCAGGCCGCCAGGTGCGCGTGCTGGTGCTCGACATGCTCGAAAACAGTTTTCGCAATTACCGCGTCGGCTACGCGGCTTCTGAAGCCGTGGTGTTGCTGGTGATGGTGCTGATCCTGACGCTGATCCAGTTCACCCTGTTGCGCGAGAAGGGCGGCCGGACATGACCATGGCCTCGCATGTGCCAGACAATGTCGTCGGCGACGATAGTCGCCGCCTGAAGGCACGGCTGGCCAATCTCGCCATCGATGCCTTCCTGATCGCCTTTGGTCTGACGATGCTGCTGCCGCTGGTGTTCCTGGTCGCCAACGCCTTCAAGACGCCGCAGGAAATCCTGGTCTGGCCGCCGACCATTGTTCCGCACGACCCGACCCTGGACAATTTCAAGTCCGTTCTGGCCGAGACGCCGCTCCTGATCTGGATATGGAACAGTCTGTTGTTCGCGTGCCTCTCGACCGCGTCGATCATGACGACGTCGGCGATCTCCGGCTACATCTTGGGCAAGTTTTCGTCCAAAATTCTCACCGCAGTTTTTGCCACCATCCTGGCGACCGCGATCGTTCCGTTCGAGGTTTACATGATCCCGCTGTACTTTCAGGTGAAGGCGCTCGGCGCGTTGAATTCTGTCTGGGGACTGCTGGTCGGCTATCTCGTGATGAGCTTTGGCATCTTCTTGATTCGGCAGAACGTCATTCACTCGATCCCCGACGAACTGCTCGAAGCTGCGCGCATCGATGGTGCTGGCGAATTCTGGGTGTTCTTCTATATCGTGCTGCCGCTATTGCGGGCGCCGCTTGCGGCGCTTGGCGTTCTCGCGTTTTTTCAGGCTTGGACCGCCTTTACCTGGCCGCTGATTGTCAGCTCGAGCAAGACGTCCTACCCCATCGAGGTGGGGCTTGCGCTGTTTCAGACCGGCTTTACCGTGGATGTCGGTCGCCTTAGTGCTGCGTCAGCCGTCGTATTGATCCCCAGTGTCACGCTGTTCGTGTTCTTGCGCCGCCACTTCGTGCAGGGCGTCGCAAGCACGGGCCTGAAGGAATGAGCATGAACGCCCCGTTGATCACAAAGTCGAAGCAGCGCGTCGCGTTGATCGGTCTCGGCATGGCTGTCACCCCGCACGCCCGAGCGCTCCGGGATCTGTCCGCTAGGGTCGATGTCGTCTACGCCTACAGTCCGACGCCGGCGCGACGCGAGGCTTTCGGTCGTGACTTCGATTTTCCGCAGACCGACCGACTCGAAACCATTTTGGAGGATCGCTCGGTCGAAGCGGTCTTGGTCCTGACGCCGCCCAACACCCATCTTGATATCGTCCGCCGTTGCGCCGCCGCAAGCAAGCACGTCCTGTTGGAAAAGCCCGTCGAGATAAGCACGGCGCGCGCCCAAGCCCTGGTCGCTGTGACCCGCGCTGCCGGAGTTCGGCTCGGCGTCGTCTTGCAGAACCGCTACCGTCCAGCTTGCCTTACGTTGAAGGCGGTTGTGGACCAAGGCCGGCTCGGGCGCCTCGTCGGTGTCTCCGCCGTCACCAATAACTGGCGGCCGCAATCCTATTATGACCAGCCCGGCCGCGGCACGCTTGCCCGCGACGGCGGTGGCGTGCTGCTGACTCAGGCCATTCACACACTCGATTTGATGCTGTCCTTTGCTGGCGTCCCGCAACAGGTCACCGGCTTTGTCGCGACCAGCCCGATCCACCGTATGGAAACCGAAGACATCGCGGTCGCCGCGATCCGCTACGCCGACGGCGCCATCGGCGCGGTCAGCGCCACGACGTGCGCCTTTCCCGGTTTGCCGGAACGCATCGAACTAATCGGCGCGGCCGGCGTCGCCGTTCTTGATGGCACCAAGCTGAAGATCGCGTTCCACTCCGGCGAGGTGCTTGAAGCCGGAGATGCCACCGCCGGCGGCGGTAACGGCGCCGATCCTATGGCCTTCCCTCACGCCTACCATCGGGCGCTGATCTCTGATTTTCTCGACGCCATCCGTGACGGCCGCGATCCGGTAATCTCAGGCGAAGAGGCACTCAAAGTGCATCGCTTCATCGATGCGCTGATGGCCTCCAACAGCAACAGTTGAAATGATCACTGTGGCATCGGCTCGCTCGAACTGCCAGTGGACCAGCAACTCAGTGACCTGAGCATTGTTGAGGGGGGAACTCTCAACTTTCTTCCTCTTGTCGCGGTCGACATCGCCCTAAGGTGTTCTCCAGAGTCGGTCCGGATTCTGCGATGGCCCCTGCCATTGAAACAATGGGCGGGAGCCTATTGGGAGGCCTTCCATGCGTTCAAAATTCCCGGCGCCTATGATGACTGATAAGGTTTGGTCGCAAACCTTATCAGTGGCCTCCTGAGAGGAGGCTAGGCTTTCGCGGCTTGCTCCGGTGAGGGAGCAGGCGAGCGCGATGCCGCGATGGATACAATATGCCCTCGCATTCCAGAAACGATCCATTCTGCTGGCGAAACTGGAATTTGACGTACCGTTCGTGGCCAATTGACAGCTGCTGGCCCATTGCTGATCGTTGCTCGAAGCACCCGCGTAACGGCGGCCAAGTCTTCGTTCGCAACGTAGATGCAAAGATACGCCCGGGCAGTCACAGTTCGTGAAGTCTCCGACCGGCGCCGCCTCACTTGTCCTTTTCGCTGGTTACCACCGCGC encodes:
- a CDS encoding ABC transporter substrate-binding protein; protein product: MSEASLEQPVIRHRRADRRSGLVAASIIGAALLAGISTAQAQKLTVWSGYPEMEPFYRHVADGMKAKFPKLDVSIEAIPLREHEKRVALALASGGNNSALVIELNAASAARYANNDLLPKAPANVAAFVSDTANFSDFFRDRASVGGTVYGVPLFRGQVSLFYNLDMFKAAGLSKPPATMDEYNTYAEKLTQRDASGKATVSGWSLRLSGGGQGVAEKFWINLFQFGGSILTQTADGKWKSTLANEAGRKALKQYLINIHKTKTVTPEMPADAEAFERGQTAMFIRESWVIGDIAKKAPTLAYATAPLPRGSMSVPVNLYVSAKGAEADAAWAFALAADEPENQLWMLKNVGWLPNRAGLDTTAITSSVPAFSAFVSNPKGYELFAVPAIDVSDEVLTRVAAKLVAAFADAKLADDDKAIDALLLASETEINEILKREGMLGK
- a CDS encoding Gfo/Idh/MocA family protein encodes the protein MNAPLITKSKQRVALIGLGMAVTPHARALRDLSARVDVVYAYSPTPARREAFGRDFDFPQTDRLETILEDRSVEAVLVLTPPNTHLDIVRRCAAASKHVLLEKPVEISTARAQALVAVTRAAGVRLGVVLQNRYRPACLTLKAVVDQGRLGRLVGVSAVTNNWRPQSYYDQPGRGTLARDGGGVLLTQAIHTLDLMLSFAGVPQQVTGFVATSPIHRMETEDIAVAAIRYADGAIGAVSATTCAFPGLPERIELIGAAGVAVLDGTKLKIAFHSGEVLEAGDATAGGGNGADPMAFPHAYHRALISDFLDAIRDGRDPVISGEEALKVHRFIDALMASNSNS
- a CDS encoding carbohydrate ABC transporter permease, with the translated sequence MTMASHVPDNVVGDDSRRLKARLANLAIDAFLIAFGLTMLLPLVFLVANAFKTPQEILVWPPTIVPHDPTLDNFKSVLAETPLLIWIWNSLLFACLSTASIMTTSAISGYILGKFSSKILTAVFATILATAIVPFEVYMIPLYFQVKALGALNSVWGLLVGYLVMSFGIFLIRQNVIHSIPDELLEAARIDGAGEFWVFFYIVLPLLRAPLAALGVLAFFQAWTAFTWPLIVSSSKTSYPIEVGLALFQTGFTVDVGRLSAASAVVLIPSVTLFVFLRRHFVQGVASTGLKE
- a CDS encoding carbohydrate ABC transporter permease, which translates into the protein MLERKKWIFAILALLPILAIYAVVRLYPIAETLRLSLYRWNILSKNKPFIGLDNFAELIGDPLFREALLNTTIIAFGVLIVTIPTALFLAALIYHRTRSRFAGFYETAVFLPHVVSLVPAALAWKWIFDARLGPLNALLGWFGVEPKAWLFDPALSVVCIIVLCAWQALGYAVLIYLVGFKNLPQSLYEAARLDGASPVQSFWYLSIPLLKPITLYVSVVTLVSGFNVYAQAFILASDVQGAPGRQVRVLVLDMLENSFRNYRVGYAASEAVVLLVMVLILTLIQFTLLREKGGRT